The Silvibacterium dinghuense DNA window AACGACGGCGCAATGCGGATAGTGCGGTCAGCCTCATCCTTGCCATAAGGATGCGTTGCGCCGGCAGGCGTCAGCACCACGCCTGCGTCCTTGGCCAGGCTCACCACGCGCTTGGCGCAGCCCGCAGGCACATCGAGGCTGGTGAAATAACCGCCCTTCGGCTTGGTCCAGCTCACGTCCTTGAGGCCGGTAAGGCCGGCCGCGAAAATCTCCTCGACCGCCGCGAACTTCGGAGCCAGCAGCGCGCGATGCTTCTCCATCAGCGCAGCGATGCCGGCCGCATCCTTGAGGAAGCGGACATGACGGAGCTGGTTCACCTTGTCCGGACCGATCGTGCGCGGAGTGAGCCGGGCCAGCAGCCAGGCCACGTTCTCCTTCGACGCCGCAAAGCCGCCGATACCCGCGCCCGAGAAGGTGATCTTCGAGGTCGAAGCGAAGACAAACGGGCGATTCGCGTTGCCATGAGCAGCAGCACGCTCGAGGATGTTCGCAATCTCGATCTTCTCGTCCGTGAGGTGATGCACGCCGTAGGCGTTATCCCAGAAAATGCGGAAGTCCTTCGCCGCGGTCTTCATCGAGGCCAGGCGCTCGATCACTGCATCCGAGTACACAGCGCCGGTCGGATTGCTGTACTTCGGCACGCACCAGATGCCGCGGATCGACGCGTCGGCAGCGACAAGACGCTCCACTTCGTCCATATCCGGACCGTCGGCGTTCATCGCCACCGGAATCATCTCGATGCCGTAGTCCTCGCAGATGCGGAAATGGCGGTCATAGCCCGGAACCGGGCACAGGAGCGAGATCTCCTCTTCCTTGCCCCAGGGCTTCGCGCTGTCGGCGTTGCCCTTGACCAGCGAGAAGATAATCGTGTCGTGCATCAGCGAGAGGCTGGCGTTATTCGCAAGCACTACCTGCTCGGCAGGCGCGCCCAGCAGCGAGCTGAGCAGCTTCCGCGCCTCGGCAAGGCCCTGCAGTCCGCCGTAGTTGCGAACATCGGTCGCGCCTTCGGCAGTGAAATCGCCCGTGCCCGGCAGCGCCAGCAACTCGTTCGAAAGCTCCAGCTGCTCCGGCGCCGGCTTACCGCGCGTCAGGTCCAGCTTGATTGCCTTGGCGCGAAGCGCCTCGTATTCCTTCTGCAGCAGCTCCAACGACATCGTTACTCCTCCTGGTACTTCAGGTAATTCCAATCTGTCACGGTGACGGATACATATCCGCCACAACCGTATTCCGGGTGCCCCACCCATGACACGCAGTCGGTCATGGGTGGGTTAGCCACTACCCTTTACGTCTCAACCCCTCAAAAAACGCCTTCATCCTCGCCACGCCCTCCGCCACCGTCTCATGCGAGGTCGCATAGGAGAGCCGTAAATGCTCCCTGGTGCCGAAGGCCTCGCCCGGCACCGTAACCACATGGCCTTCTCTCA harbors:
- a CDS encoding aminotransferase class I/II-fold pyridoxal phosphate-dependent enzyme, whose protein sequence is MSLELLQKEYEALRAKAIKLDLTRGKPAPEQLELSNELLALPGTGDFTAEGATDVRNYGGLQGLAEARKLLSSLLGAPAEQVVLANNASLSLMHDTIIFSLVKGNADSAKPWGKEEEISLLCPVPGYDRHFRICEDYGIEMIPVAMNADGPDMDEVERLVAADASIRGIWCVPKYSNPTGAVYSDAVIERLASMKTAAKDFRIFWDNAYGVHHLTDEKIEIANILERAAAHGNANRPFVFASTSKITFSGAGIGGFAASKENVAWLLARLTPRTIGPDKVNQLRHVRFLKDAAGIAALMEKHRALLAPKFAAVEEIFAAGLTGLKDVSWTKPKGGYFTSLDVPAGCAKRVVSLAKDAGVVLTPAGATHPYGKDEADRTIRIAPSFPKPEDVRAAAEAVVLCVKLACAEKEAGVLEPVGAKA